The Agromyces mariniharenae genome includes a window with the following:
- a CDS encoding cation-translocating P-type ATPase: protein MSIEVQSTTTEAEDHGVEWWALAPDTAVTEAKTDGARGLAAAEVEKRRAEVGLNALQSAPPPSVWRIALSQVLELMTLMLIAVTIVSLLIQQFTTAIIVAILVLFNVITGTRQEVKARRSVDALAKLQTPQARVVRDGSLSQVDATQLVPGDIVELESGDLVPADGRILRSANLETQESALTGESLPIPKGPAENAPDTALADRTSMVFQNTSVTRGTARIVVVETGMRTQMGRIASLLTQVGDKKSPLQLELDSLTKVLGIIAWSAVLVIVLIGFARGQSLDELLFLATAVAISAIPTGLPVFVQSLLAWGASKLAKERAIVASLNDVETLGATSAICSDKTGTLTLNQMTVRTAWAGGNTYRVTGEGYSFDGRVLGTTDEPLDAPTLGLAIGLPNDATVSTEGDVVGDPTEAALIVLAAKLGVDADDARREYPRLAEVPFDSDYKFMATLQRIPVRGEKRLVLLVKGAPDVVLKRCTTMLGEDREIVPVAADSATAELERLSATGLRTLAFAARFVDDADEGRIAADPMSWVEELVLIGIVGIVDPLRPEAKAAVEVAHAAGIDVRMITGDHAVTAGAIGAELGLGAGAVSGADLKQMSDEELSRRLPDLHVFGRVTPDDKLRLVGLLQAKGNIVAMTGDAVNDAAAIKQANIGVAMGSGSEVTKQAAKLVLTDDNFATLVHAVELGRIVYSKITAYLRFQMTQLLSLIMLFLAASAFSIAEGVALFPAQVLFINFFVALFAVLAIAADANPPGIMNHPPRDPRIGVVNPVSLVEWLVYGAVIFLIALVPLVWGPDEPSPSEPTASMTMAYVVLGLATVLSALLMRRTPESGLLPPIWAVTKILIWPVVLIVASTEVGLLQRALGTVSLTGWQWLECIGLTLILLVVVEGDKWIRRRRAASRQPGRRVAPTAVAR from the coding sequence GTGAGCATCGAAGTCCAGAGCACCACGACCGAGGCGGAGGATCACGGCGTCGAATGGTGGGCCCTCGCGCCCGACACCGCCGTGACCGAGGCGAAGACCGACGGGGCGCGCGGCTTGGCCGCGGCCGAGGTCGAGAAGCGGCGCGCCGAGGTCGGCCTGAACGCCCTGCAGAGCGCTCCACCGCCGAGCGTGTGGCGGATCGCGCTGAGCCAGGTGCTCGAGCTCATGACGCTCATGCTCATCGCGGTGACGATCGTGTCGCTGCTCATCCAGCAGTTCACGACGGCGATCATCGTGGCGATCCTCGTGCTGTTCAACGTCATCACGGGCACGCGCCAGGAGGTGAAGGCGCGGCGCAGCGTCGACGCGCTCGCCAAGCTGCAGACGCCCCAGGCCCGCGTCGTGCGCGACGGGAGCCTGTCGCAGGTCGATGCCACCCAGCTCGTGCCGGGCGACATCGTGGAGCTCGAGTCCGGCGACCTGGTGCCGGCAGACGGTCGCATCCTGCGGTCGGCGAACCTCGAGACGCAGGAGTCCGCCCTCACCGGCGAGTCGCTGCCGATCCCGAAGGGCCCGGCCGAGAACGCACCCGACACGGCGCTCGCCGACCGCACGTCGATGGTCTTCCAGAACACGTCGGTCACGCGCGGGACCGCCCGCATCGTCGTGGTCGAGACGGGCATGCGCACCCAGATGGGCCGCATCGCCTCGCTGCTCACGCAGGTCGGCGACAAGAAGTCGCCGCTCCAGCTCGAGCTCGACAGCCTGACGAAGGTGCTCGGCATCATCGCGTGGAGCGCGGTGCTCGTGATCGTGCTCATCGGCTTCGCACGCGGACAGAGCCTCGACGAGCTGCTGTTCCTCGCGACAGCCGTGGCGATCTCCGCGATCCCGACCGGCCTGCCCGTGTTCGTGCAGAGCCTGCTCGCGTGGGGCGCCTCGAAGCTCGCGAAGGAGCGGGCGATCGTGGCGTCGCTCAACGACGTCGAGACACTCGGCGCGACGAGCGCCATCTGCTCCGACAAGACCGGCACCCTCACGCTCAACCAGATGACGGTGCGCACCGCGTGGGCGGGCGGCAACACCTACCGGGTCACGGGCGAGGGGTACTCGTTCGACGGACGCGTGCTCGGCACGACGGACGAGCCGCTCGACGCGCCGACGCTCGGGCTCGCGATCGGACTGCCGAACGACGCGACGGTCTCGACCGAGGGCGACGTGGTCGGCGACCCGACGGAGGCCGCGCTCATCGTGCTCGCCGCGAAGCTCGGCGTCGACGCCGACGACGCCCGCCGCGAGTACCCGCGGCTGGCCGAGGTGCCGTTCGACTCCGACTACAAGTTCATGGCGACGCTGCAGCGGATCCCCGTCCGCGGCGAGAAGCGGCTGGTGCTGCTCGTGAAGGGCGCGCCCGACGTGGTGCTCAAGCGGTGCACGACCATGCTCGGCGAGGACCGCGAGATCGTGCCCGTCGCCGCCGACTCGGCGACCGCCGAACTCGAGCGCCTCTCGGCGACCGGCCTGCGCACCCTCGCCTTCGCGGCTCGCTTCGTCGACGACGCCGACGAGGGACGGATCGCCGCCGATCCGATGTCGTGGGTCGAGGAGCTCGTGCTCATCGGGATCGTCGGCATCGTCGACCCGCTGCGCCCCGAGGCCAAGGCGGCCGTCGAGGTCGCACACGCCGCCGGCATCGACGTGCGCATGATCACCGGTGACCACGCCGTCACGGCGGGCGCCATCGGTGCGGAGCTCGGGCTCGGCGCGGGCGCGGTGAGCGGCGCCGACCTCAAGCAGATGAGCGACGAGGAGCTGTCGCGCCGACTCCCCGACCTGCACGTGTTCGGTCGCGTCACGCCCGACGACAAGCTGCGGCTCGTCGGCCTGCTCCAGGCGAAGGGGAACATCGTCGCCATGACGGGCGACGCCGTGAACGACGCGGCCGCGATCAAGCAGGCGAACATCGGCGTGGCCATGGGATCGGGCTCGGAGGTCACGAAGCAGGCGGCGAAGCTCGTGCTCACCGACGACAACTTCGCGACGCTCGTGCACGCGGTCGAGCTCGGCCGCATCGTGTACTCGAAGATCACGGCGTACCTCCGCTTCCAGATGACGCAGCTGCTCAGCCTGATCATGCTGTTCCTCGCCGCGAGCGCATTCTCGATCGCCGAGGGCGTCGCGCTCTTCCCGGCGCAGGTGCTGTTCATCAACTTCTTCGTGGCGCTGTTCGCCGTGCTCGCGATCGCCGCCGACGCGAACCCGCCCGGCATCATGAACCACCCGCCGCGCGATCCGAGGATCGGCGTCGTGAACCCGGTGTCGCTCGTCGAGTGGCTCGTCTACGGCGCGGTCATCTTCCTCATCGCGCTGGTCCCGCTCGTGTGGGGACCCGACGAGCCGAGCCCGAGCGAGCCGACGGCGTCGATGACCATGGCCTACGTCGTGCTCGGGCTCGCCACGGTGCTGAGCGCGCTGCTCATGCGTCGCACGCCCGAGTCGGGCCTGCTCCCGCCGATCTGGGCGGTGACGAAGATCCTCATCTGGCCGGTCGTGCTCATCGTGGCGTCGACGGAGGTCGGGCTGCTGCAGCGAGCGCTCGGCACGGTGTCGCTCACGGGCTGGCAGTGGCTGGAGTGCATCGGGCTGACGCTGATCCTGCTCGTCGTGGTCGAGGGAGACAAGTGGATCCGCCGGCGCCGGGCGGCGAGCCGTCAGCCGGGACGGAGGGTCGCGCCGACGGCCGTCGCGCGCTGA
- a CDS encoding MFS transporter, with product MWLVWTVGVAAYVLSVTNRTSLSSVGVDAAVRFDADASALSMFAVIQLAVYGAMQIPVGLLLDRFGARPIVTAGMVLMALGQLVMAFATDVGIGILARVLIGAGDAAVFPSVLRLIAVWFPDRQAPVLVQFTGLVGQFGQIISILPLAALLHATSWTIAFGSLAGLGVLFSILTFAIIRNHPPDRNADVAVDTETGAIRVVTSAADLREGFRESWAHPATRLAFWSHFATPFAGTAFVMLWGFPFLTAGEGLSPAVASLVVTSFVIFGILVGPVIGALSSRHPMRRSRMLVLPTIAIQAVAWLAVILWPGPAPLLLLFLLAAALGTGGPASMIAFDHARTFNPSHRLSTATGIVNGGGFLAGLLAILFIGIAMDAQGAGTPATYSLEAFRLAFLTQVPLWALGAGMVIWERKRTRVHIGLDEPRSRRRDRWGRFGR from the coding sequence ATGTGGCTGGTGTGGACCGTCGGCGTGGCCGCCTACGTGCTCTCGGTCACGAACCGCACGTCCCTCTCGTCGGTCGGCGTCGACGCCGCCGTCAGGTTCGACGCGGATGCCTCGGCGCTGTCGATGTTCGCGGTCATCCAGCTCGCCGTGTACGGCGCGATGCAGATCCCCGTGGGCCTGCTCCTCGACCGGTTCGGCGCCCGGCCGATCGTGACGGCCGGCATGGTGCTCATGGCGCTCGGGCAGCTCGTGATGGCCTTCGCCACCGACGTCGGCATCGGCATCCTCGCCCGCGTGCTCATCGGCGCCGGCGACGCGGCCGTCTTCCCGAGCGTGCTGCGCCTGATCGCGGTGTGGTTCCCCGACCGGCAGGCGCCTGTGCTCGTGCAGTTCACCGGGCTCGTCGGGCAGTTCGGGCAGATCATCTCGATCCTCCCGCTCGCCGCGCTGCTGCATGCGACCTCGTGGACCATCGCGTTCGGCAGCCTCGCCGGGCTCGGGGTGCTGTTCTCGATCCTCACGTTCGCGATCATCCGCAACCACCCGCCCGATCGGAACGCCGACGTCGCGGTCGACACCGAGACCGGCGCCATCCGCGTCGTGACGAGCGCGGCCGACCTGCGCGAGGGCTTCCGCGAGTCGTGGGCGCACCCCGCGACGCGGCTCGCGTTCTGGTCGCACTTCGCGACGCCGTTCGCCGGCACCGCGTTCGTCATGCTGTGGGGCTTCCCGTTCCTCACCGCCGGCGAGGGCCTGTCGCCCGCCGTCGCGTCGCTCGTCGTCACGTCGTTCGTGATCTTCGGCATCCTCGTCGGTCCGGTCATCGGCGCCCTGTCGAGCCGGCACCCCATGCGCCGATCGCGCATGCTCGTGCTGCCGACGATCGCGATCCAGGCGGTGGCGTGGCTCGCCGTCATCCTCTGGCCGGGGCCCGCCCCCCTCCTGCTCCTGTTCCTGCTCGCGGCCGCCCTCGGCACCGGCGGTCCGGCGTCGATGATCGCGTTCGACCACGCGCGCACGTTCAACCCGAGCCACCGTCTCAGCACCGCGACCGGCATCGTGAACGGCGGCGGTTTCCTCGCCGGCCTCCTCGCGATCCTGTTCATCGGCATCGCCATGGACGCGCAGGGCGCCGGCACGCCCGCGACCTACTCGCTCGAGGCGTTCCGCCTCGCGTTCCTCACGCAGGTGCCGCTCTGGGCGCTCGGCGCGGGCATGGTCATCTGGGAGCGCAAGCGCACCCGCGTGCACATCGGGCTCGACGAGCCGCGCTCGCGCCGCCGCGACCGCTGGGGCCGATTCGGGCGCTGA
- a CDS encoding four-carbon acid sugar kinase family protein — protein MKLIVLDDDPTGTQSATGVEVLLDWDAEVLTQSLRRADSVYLLTNTRAMHEPDAIALLQRIRSERDAAADALGEPVHVVLRGDSTLRGHVFPETAVFTGPDDVILFVPAFPDGGRTTVDGTHYVRVGDRAIPAHESEYADDPVFPFRSAVLTEYVAEKTGREGVRVPLGDVRSGGPDLLAALVGAAPGTVVVPDAETDDDIRAIASAVRAAWASGVVVVVRSASPLAAELAGVASTGLLPSPLRRDPAPTLLVCGSHTIGATRQLEPVERDFGAASVVDTGRALADPAAEGERVANAAAVAAAVHGLAVVASARQRDRAHNTLDHGERVMTALTSATARLRDSVDVVVSKGGITSAEIARVGLGASTATVLGQVLPGVSAWRVVTPEGEEKLYIVVPGNVGDPSTLVDVLAAVGVRAPRVGEAPEPSTAPELSASER, from the coding sequence ATGAAGCTCATCGTGCTCGACGACGACCCCACCGGCACGCAGTCGGCGACGGGCGTGGAGGTCCTGCTCGACTGGGACGCCGAGGTGCTCACGCAGTCGCTGCGGCGCGCCGACAGCGTCTACCTGCTCACCAACACCCGCGCCATGCACGAGCCCGACGCGATCGCGCTCCTGCAGCGCATCCGGAGCGAGCGGGATGCCGCGGCCGACGCGCTCGGCGAGCCGGTGCACGTCGTGCTCCGCGGCGACTCGACCCTGCGCGGCCACGTCTTCCCCGAGACCGCCGTCTTCACGGGGCCCGACGACGTGATCCTGTTCGTCCCGGCCTTCCCCGACGGCGGACGCACGACCGTCGACGGCACGCACTACGTGCGGGTCGGCGACCGGGCGATCCCCGCCCACGAGAGCGAGTACGCCGACGACCCGGTGTTCCCGTTCCGCTCCGCGGTGCTCACCGAGTACGTCGCCGAGAAGACCGGGCGCGAGGGCGTGCGCGTGCCGCTGGGCGACGTGCGCTCGGGCGGCCCCGACCTGCTCGCCGCCCTCGTGGGCGCGGCGCCCGGCACCGTGGTCGTGCCCGACGCCGAGACCGACGACGACATCCGGGCGATCGCCTCGGCGGTGCGCGCCGCATGGGCGTCGGGCGTCGTCGTCGTCGTGCGGTCGGCCTCCCCGCTCGCTGCGGAGCTCGCCGGCGTGGCGAGCACGGGCCTGCTGCCGAGCCCGCTGCGCCGCGATCCCGCCCCGACGCTGCTCGTCTGCGGATCGCACACGATCGGCGCCACGCGACAGCTCGAGCCGGTCGAGCGGGACTTCGGCGCGGCATCCGTGGTCGACACCGGCCGCGCGCTCGCCGACCCCGCGGCCGAGGGCGAACGGGTGGCGAACGCCGCCGCGGTGGCCGCGGCCGTGCACGGGCTCGCCGTCGTGGCATCCGCCCGCCAGCGCGACCGCGCGCACAACACGCTCGACCACGGCGAGCGCGTGATGACCGCGCTCACGAGCGCGACCGCACGCCTGCGCGACTCGGTCGACGTGGTCGTGTCGAAGGGCGGCATCACCTCGGCCGAGATCGCGCGCGTCGGCCTCGGCGCCAGCACCGCGACCGTGCTCGGCCAGGTGCTGCCGGGCGTCTCGGCCTGGCGGGTCGTCACTCCCGAGGGCGAGGAGAAGCTCTACATCGTCGTGCCCGGCAACGTCGGCGACCCCTCCACGCTCGTCGACGTGCTCGCGGCGGTCGGCGTGCGGGCACCGCGCGTCGGCGAGGCGCCGGAGCCCTCCACAGCCCCCGAGCTCTCCGCCTCGGAGCGCTGA
- a CDS encoding transketolase family protein has translation MSTVKDGAVTAPRLKTSAMIASFADPGQKTAPAPFGRALAALAETDPRIVGLSADLSKYTDMHVFAKAHPDRFFQVGMAEQLLFGAAAGMAETGLVPFASTYSVFAARRAYDFICLDIAEPNLNVNIVGGLPGLTTGYGPSHQATEDVAIFRGMPNLTIVDPCDSVDLEQAVPQLAAHAGPTYLRLLRGNVPTVLDEYDYTFELGRAKVVRPGNDVVFVSSGLMTMRALQAAEALAAHKVDVAVVHAPTLKPFDEATVLAELDTPRLAVTLENHTVVGGLFETVASALVRRGLTRRVVPIGLPDAFLDAGALPTLHDRYGLSKAAIVERVLEELR, from the coding sequence ATGAGCACCGTGAAGGACGGCGCCGTCACCGCGCCCCGCCTGAAGACCTCGGCGATGATCGCCTCGTTCGCCGATCCCGGGCAGAAGACCGCGCCGGCCCCGTTCGGGCGCGCGCTCGCCGCCCTCGCCGAGACCGACCCGCGCATCGTCGGCCTCTCGGCCGACCTCTCGAAGTACACCGACATGCACGTGTTCGCGAAGGCCCACCCCGACCGGTTCTTCCAGGTCGGCATGGCCGAGCAGCTGCTGTTCGGCGCGGCCGCGGGCATGGCCGAGACCGGCCTCGTGCCGTTCGCGTCGACGTACTCGGTGTTCGCCGCGCGTCGGGCCTACGACTTCATCTGCCTCGACATCGCCGAGCCCAACCTCAACGTCAACATCGTCGGCGGCCTGCCCGGCCTCACCACCGGGTACGGCCCGAGCCACCAGGCGACCGAGGACGTCGCCATCTTCCGCGGCATGCCGAACCTCACGATCGTCGACCCGTGCGACTCGGTCGACCTCGAACAGGCCGTGCCGCAGCTGGCGGCGCACGCGGGGCCGACCTACCTGCGCCTGCTGCGCGGCAACGTGCCCACCGTGCTCGACGAGTACGACTACACGTTCGAGCTGGGCAGGGCCAAGGTCGTGCGCCCCGGCAACGACGTCGTGTTCGTCTCGAGCGGCCTCATGACCATGCGGGCGCTGCAGGCGGCCGAGGCCCTCGCCGCGCACAAGGTCGACGTCGCCGTGGTGCATGCGCCGACGCTCAAGCCCTTCGACGAGGCCACCGTGCTCGCCGAGCTGGACACCCCGCGGCTCGCCGTGACGCTCGAGAACCACACCGTCGTCGGCGGACTCTTCGAGACCGTCGCCTCGGCGCTCGTGCGCCGCGGCCTCACCCGCCGGGTCGTGCCCATCGGCCTGCCCGACGCGTTCCTCGACGCCGGCGCCCTGCCGACCCTGCACGACCGCTACGGCCTCTCGAAGGCCGCGATCGTCGAGCGCGTGCTGGAGGAGCTCCGATGA
- a CDS encoding transketolase produces MTDNATAVRTDRVTAVRDAAYRIRHHVLDMGEVQGQGYVGQALGVADLLAVTYRDQLRYRADDPHWGERDRFLLSTGHYAIGLYAALAEAGVIPVEELETYGSDDSRLPMSGMASYTPGMEISGGSLGHGLAVAVGVALGLRLQANPARVFTFVSDGELDEGSTWEAAMGAHHHRLGNLIVMVDMNALQADGKTETVLGIEPAHDKWASFGWFTQRVDGNDVEALLDAFDRAAAHAAPEGTPSVILCDTRIGRGVPLLEQREKAHFMRIDEHEWQACRDQLTAGYAGSVNA; encoded by the coding sequence ATGACCGACAACGCGACCGCCGTTCGCACCGACCGGGTGACCGCCGTGCGCGACGCCGCCTACCGGATCCGGCACCACGTGCTCGACATGGGCGAGGTGCAGGGCCAGGGCTACGTGGGCCAGGCCCTCGGCGTGGCCGACCTGCTCGCCGTGACCTACCGCGACCAGCTCCGCTACCGGGCCGACGACCCGCACTGGGGCGAACGCGACCGGTTCCTGCTCTCCACGGGGCACTACGCCATCGGCCTCTACGCAGCCCTCGCCGAGGCGGGCGTGATCCCGGTCGAAGAGCTCGAGACCTACGGGTCGGATGACTCGCGGTTGCCGATGTCGGGCATGGCGAGCTACACGCCCGGCATGGAGATCTCGGGCGGGTCGCTCGGCCACGGCCTCGCGGTGGCGGTGGGGGTGGCGCTGGGGCTGCGGCTCCAGGCCAACCCGGCGCGCGTGTTCACCTTCGTCTCCGACGGCGAGCTCGACGAGGGCTCGACGTGGGAGGCCGCGATGGGCGCCCACCACCACCGGCTGGGCAACCTCATCGTGATGGTCGACATGAACGCGCTGCAGGCCGACGGGAAGACCGAGACGGTGCTCGGCATCGAGCCGGCCCACGACAAGTGGGCGTCCTTCGGATGGTTCACCCAGCGCGTCGACGGCAACGACGTCGAGGCGCTCCTCGACGCGTTCGACCGCGCCGCGGCGCACGCCGCACCGGAGGGCACGCCCTCGGTCATCCTCTGCGACACGAGGATCGGCCGGGGGGTGCCGCTCCTCGAGCAGCGCGAGAAGGCGCACTTCATGCGCATCGACGAGCACGAGTGGCAGGCCTGCCGCGACCAACTGACCGCCGGTTACGCAGGGAGCGTGAACGCATGA
- a CDS encoding MFS transporter — translation MTSTAERPPATTVQRDNPLKVSIASMIGTAVESYDFFIYGTAAAAYFGTAFFAADTPLIGILASFATLAIGFFFRPLGGYLAGHFGDRVGRKTILIAALAIMGVATFLIGVLPTYATVGVLAPILLIVLRAVQGIGYGAEWGGAVLMTVEHAPKARRGFFGSVTQIGIPAGLLLANGTFLLSAAIFEGDWVWRVPFLLSIVMVAIGLWIRLGITESPDFEKMKAAGEIHKRPAVEVLKRDWRSVLRIIGLRLAETGGYYITTSFVISYVVLAGITETQYVLYGTIIGSALGLVSHLLYGALSDRIGRKRVFLIGSVFTILFAFPMFLLINTGAVVMVIVAVAMSLLFSHDPIFAVEASWFSELFDRNVRASGISLGYNGASIVAGLLPFLATAMYGWIGWVGPALIFMALGVISTVVAVITRETAPIKTGELG, via the coding sequence ATGACCAGCACGGCCGAGCGCCCGCCCGCCACCACGGTGCAGCGCGACAATCCCCTGAAGGTCTCCATCGCGTCGATGATCGGCACCGCGGTGGAGAGCTACGACTTCTTCATCTACGGCACCGCCGCGGCCGCCTACTTCGGCACCGCGTTCTTCGCCGCCGACACCCCGCTGATCGGCATCCTGGCCTCATTCGCGACGCTCGCGATCGGGTTCTTCTTCCGCCCCCTCGGCGGCTACCTCGCCGGGCACTTCGGCGACCGCGTCGGCCGCAAGACCATCCTCATCGCCGCGCTCGCCATCATGGGCGTCGCGACCTTCCTCATCGGTGTGCTGCCCACCTACGCGACGGTGGGCGTCCTCGCGCCGATCCTCCTCATCGTGCTGCGGGCCGTGCAGGGCATCGGCTACGGCGCGGAGTGGGGCGGCGCCGTGCTCATGACCGTCGAGCACGCGCCGAAGGCGCGCCGCGGATTCTTCGGCAGTGTCACGCAGATCGGCATCCCCGCGGGCCTCCTGCTGGCGAACGGCACCTTCCTGCTGTCGGCGGCGATCTTCGAGGGCGACTGGGTGTGGCGCGTGCCGTTCCTCCTCTCGATCGTGATGGTCGCCATCGGCCTCTGGATCCGCCTCGGCATCACCGAGTCCCCCGACTTCGAGAAGATGAAGGCCGCCGGCGAGATCCACAAGCGCCCGGCCGTGGAGGTCCTGAAGCGCGACTGGCGTTCGGTGCTCCGCATCATCGGCCTCCGCCTCGCCGAGACCGGCGGCTACTACATCACCACGAGCTTCGTGATCTCCTACGTCGTGCTCGCCGGCATCACCGAGACCCAGTACGTGCTCTACGGCACGATCATCGGCTCCGCGCTCGGCCTCGTGAGCCACCTGCTCTACGGCGCCCTCAGCGACAGGATCGGTCGCAAGCGCGTGTTCCTCATCGGCTCGGTGTTCACGATCCTGTTCGCGTTCCCGATGTTCCTGCTCATCAACACGGGCGCCGTCGTGATGGTGATCGTCGCCGTCGCGATGAGCCTCCTCTTCAGCCACGACCCGATCTTCGCGGTCGAGGCGTCCTGGTTCTCCGAGCTGTTCGACCGCAACGTGCGCGCCTCGGGCATCTCGCTCGGCTACAACGGCGCCTCGATCGTCGCCGGCCTCCTGCCCTTCCTCGCGACGGCGATGTACGGCTGGATCGGCTGGGTCGGTCCCGCGCTGATCTTCATGGCGCTCGGCGTGATCTCGACCGTGGTCGCCGTGATCACGAGGGAGACCGCACCGATCAAGACCGGCGAGCTCGGCTGA
- a CDS encoding NAD-binding protein has product MLAPLGTVKVVGPSLGDGQAIKVVNQHLCAVHIVAAAEALALAESLGLDAAQVLPLVESGAAASWMLSDRGPRMLGDTDVEVTSQINIFVKDSGLVADAARGAGAETPLLDAARTRYLAAADAGLGARDDSRVIETYTRAAALTR; this is encoded by the coding sequence GTGCTCGCGCCGCTCGGCACGGTGAAGGTCGTGGGCCCCTCGCTCGGCGACGGGCAGGCGATCAAGGTGGTCAACCAGCACCTCTGCGCCGTGCACATCGTCGCCGCGGCCGAGGCACTCGCCCTGGCCGAGTCGCTCGGGCTCGACGCCGCACAGGTGCTCCCGCTCGTCGAGTCGGGCGCCGCCGCGTCCTGGATGCTGTCCGACCGCGGCCCGCGGATGCTCGGCGACACCGACGTCGAGGTCACCAGCCAGATCAACATCTTCGTCAAGGACTCCGGCCTCGTCGCCGACGCCGCTCGCGGCGCGGGCGCCGAGACTCCACTGCTCGACGCGGCCCGCACGCGCTACCTCGCCGCGGCCGACGCCGGCCTCGGCGCACGCGACGACTCCCGCGTCATCGAGACCTACACCCGGGCCGCCGCGCTCACGCGATAA
- a CDS encoding FadR/GntR family transcriptional regulator has product MATASLESIVSELMRLATPEPGTTARRLPPERELGEALNMSRGALREQLSVLELLGFLHRTQGRGTYIDTPGDDFVRSYFTISRQLGYLNDQQFADARVLLEESIAEQAARVASDEQVEALRADVDAMIAATKAGDHEAAFEADVRFHSRLNGIVDNPIFRLMHEGFSHVLRETIRYRRLQAVRVEPVDEHGVRRTDAVHYDVVDALEARDPDAARAAMREHFENWLQLHIEPVR; this is encoded by the coding sequence ATGGCCACGGCATCGCTCGAGTCGATCGTGAGCGAGCTCATGCGCCTTGCGACGCCGGAGCCCGGCACGACCGCGCGACGCCTACCGCCCGAGCGGGAACTCGGCGAGGCGCTCAACATGAGCCGCGGCGCGCTCCGTGAGCAGCTCTCGGTGCTCGAGCTGCTGGGCTTCCTCCACCGCACGCAGGGCCGAGGCACCTACATCGACACTCCCGGCGACGACTTCGTGCGCAGCTATTTCACGATCTCCCGGCAGCTCGGCTACCTCAACGACCAGCAGTTCGCCGACGCACGCGTGCTCCTCGAGGAGTCCATCGCCGAGCAGGCCGCCCGGGTCGCCTCCGACGAGCAGGTCGAGGCCCTTCGGGCCGATGTCGACGCCATGATCGCCGCCACGAAGGCCGGCGACCACGAGGCCGCGTTCGAAGCCGACGTGCGCTTCCACTCCCGGCTCAACGGCATCGTCGACAACCCGATCTTCCGGCTGATGCACGAGGGCTTCAGCCACGTGCTCCGCGAGACCATCCGCTATCGCCGGCTCCAGGCGGTGCGGGTCGAGCCGGTCGACGAGCACGGGGTGCGGCGCACCGACGCCGTGCACTACGACGTCGTCGACGCGCTCGAAGCACGCGATCCCGATGCCGCACGAGCAGCCATGCGCGAGCACTTCGAGAACTGGCTGCAGCTCCACATCGAACCGGTGCGCTGA